The proteins below come from a single Triticum aestivum cultivar Chinese Spring chromosome 5D, IWGSC CS RefSeq v2.1, whole genome shotgun sequence genomic window:
- the LOC123122029 gene encoding 60S ribosomal protein L32-1, with the protein MAVPILKTAIVKKRVKHFKRAHSDRYIGLKQSWRRPKGIDSRVRRKFKGCTLMPNIGYGSNKKTRHYLPNKFKKFVVHNVSELELLMMHNRTYCAEIAHNVSTQKRKAIVERAAQLDVVVTNKLARLRSQEDE; encoded by the exons ATGGCGGTGCCTATCCTGAAGACGGCGATCGTGAAGAAGCGGGTGAAGCACTTCAAGAGGGCGCACAGCGACCGCTACATCGGCCTCAAG CAAAGCTGGCGCAGGCCAAAGGGTATCGACTCCCGTGTCAGGCGTAAGTTCAAGGGATGCACCTTGATGCCCAACATTGGATATGGTTCTAACAAGAAGACCAGGCACTACCTTCCCAACAAGTTCAAGAAGTTTGTGGTGCACAACGTCTCTGAGCTGGAGCTGCTTATGATGCACAACAG GACGTACTGTGCTGAGATCGCGCACAACGTGTCCACCCAGAAGCGCAAGGCGATAGTGGAGCGCGCCGCCCAGCTCGACGTCGTGGTCACCAACAAGCTC